Proteins from a genomic interval of Procambarus clarkii isolate CNS0578487 chromosome 45, FALCON_Pclarkii_2.0, whole genome shotgun sequence:
- the LOC123770211 gene encoding pro-resilin-like has translation MNTKILILLGVAALAAADSRETFSYAAPRRVSSDESYESSEAQYNFNYAVKHEDSGNDFGHQETRDGDDTKGSYYVQLPDGRLQTVNYIVEGDSGYIADVKYDGEARYPDSDESREAPRYAAPRPRYFDSNESK, from the exons ATCTTGATCCTTTTGGGTGTGGCAGCCCTGGCAGCAGCAGACAGCCGGGAGACCTTCTCTTATGCTGCTCCTCGG AGGGTGTCTTCTGACGAGTCTTATGAGTCAAGTGAGGCTCAGTACAACTTCAACTATGCTGTGAAACACGAAGACTCCGGCAACGACTTCGGTCACCAGGAGACCCGCGACGGTGACGACACCAAGGGGTCGTACTACGTGCAGCTTCCCGACGGTCGTCTGCAGACTGTGAACTACATAGTGGAGGGAGACTCAGGCTACATCGCTGATGTCAAGTACGACGGTGAGGCTCGCTACCCAGACTCCGACGAGTCCAGGGAGGCTCCCCGCTACGCCGCTCCCAGGCCCCGCTACTTCGACTCCAATGAGTCCAAGTAA